The sequence TCGCCGACTCTCCGCCGCCGTCTGATATGTCCGCTGCGTCCGGTTTATCCGACGCAGCGGATACCGCCGCCTGGCTGGCCAAGCTCAACGACGCGCAGCGCGAAGCCGTCGAATATGGCGCCGACACGCCTGATGCGCCGCCGGGCGCATTACTCGTCATCGCGGGCGCGGGCTCCGGCAAGACCAACACGCTCGCGCATCGGGTTGCCAACCTCGTCGTAAAAGGCGCCGATCCGCGCCGCATTCTGCTGCTGACCTTTTCACGCCGAGCGGCGCTTGAAATGACGCGCCGGGTGACGCGCATTGCCGGCGCGGCGCTTGGCGCGCGCGCCGCGCTCGCGCAAGGGCTGACGTGGTCGGGCACGTTCCATAGCGTCGGCGCGCGGCTGCTGCGCGAATACGCGGATCTGATCGGCCTCGCGCCGGCCTTCACGATCAACGACCGCGAGGATTCCGCCGACCTGATGAACCTGGTGCGTCACGAACTCGGTTTATCCGCGAAAGAGCGGCGTTTCCCGGCCAAAGGCACCTGTTTCGCCATTTATTCGCGCGTGGTGAACACCGGCGCGTCGTTGGCCCATGTGCTCGATAGCGCGTTTCCGTGGTGCGGCGAATGGGAGGACGATCTGCGCCGGCTGTTCGCTGCTTACGTCGACGCGAAACAGAAGCAGAGCGTGCTCGATTACGACGATCTGTTGCTCTACTGGTCGCATATGGCCGCCGAGCCGGCCATCGCGGCGGACCTGTCGGCGCGCTTCGATCACGTGCTGGTCGACGAGTATCAGGACACCAACCGTCTGCAGGCGTCGATCCTGCTCGCCCTGAAGCCGGACGGCCGCGGCCTGACCGTGGTCGGCGACGACGCCCAGTCGATCTATTCGTTTCGCGGCGCGACCGTGCGCAATATTCTCGATTTTCCGGCGCAATTCGATCCGCCGGCGCGCCAGGTCACGCTCGAACGCAATTACCGGTCGACCGCGCCGATTCTCGCGGCGTCGAACGCGGTGATCGAGCTGGCCAGCGAGCGCTACACGAAAAATCTGTGGACCGACAAGGCGTCGGCGCAACGCCCGCGCCTCGTCACGGTCGCCGACGAAGCCGATCAGGCGCGCTACATCGTCGAACAGGTCCTCGAAGCGCGCGAGCAGGGCATGAAGCTCAAGTCGCAGGCGGTGCTGTTTCGCGCGGCTCACCACAGCGCCGCGCTGGAGATCGAACTGACCCGGCGCAAGATTCCGTTCGTGAAGTTCGGCGGGCTGAAATTTCTGGATTCGGTCCACGTCAAGGACGTACTCGCCGTGCTGCGCTGGGCGGAGAATCCGCGCGACCGCGTCGCCGGGTTCCGCGTCGTGCAGTTGCTGCCGGGCGTCGGGCCGGCCACCGCCGCGAAAGTGCTCGATGAGATCGCCGCGCGCGCGGGCGCCGGCAATCTCGCCGACACCGCCGGCGGCGCGCTGGCCGCGTTCACCGCGCCGGCTCGCGCGCAGGAAGACTGGCATCCGTTCGTCAAGCTGATGTCGAGCGCGTACGGCCGCCAGACACCTTGGCCGTCCGAATTCGAAATGGTGCGGCGCTGGTACGAGCCGCATCTGGAGCGCAACCACGAGGACGCGGCGATCCGTCACGCGGATGTATTGCAGATGGAGAGCATCGCGGGCACGTATCCGTCGCGCGAACGCTTTCTGACCGAGCTGACGCTCGACCCGCCCGACGCCACCAGCGGCGAATCCGGCGTCCCGCTGCTCGACGAGGACTATCTGATCCTGTCCACGATTCATTCGGCGAAGGGCCAGGAATGGCGCAACGTGTTCGTGCTGAACGGCGTCGACGGCTGCATTCCGTCTGACCTCGGCACTGGCAGCGAAGAGGAAATCGACGAGGAGCGACGCCTGCTCTACGTGGCGATGACGCGAGCGAAAGAGGACCTGCATATCGTCGTGCCGCAGCGCTTCTACGTGCACAACCAGACGCATATGGGCGACCGCCACGTGTGGGCGTCGCGCACGCGCTTCATTCCCGCGCATCTGATGCCGCTGTTCGACGCCTACGCGTGGCCGCGCGTGGCGATCCCGAGCGCGCCCACGGCGGCGGGGCTTGCCGCCGCGGCGCGGGCGAAGATCGAGATTGGGGCGAAGCTGAGGAAAATGTGGGATTGAGGGCGCTGAGGTGCGCTCTTTGGCTTGGTGGCTTGAGCCGTCAGCTCATCGGCCTTAAACCGCCACCCGCCCTTAGCGCGACTGCCGTTGCTGCTGTTGCGGCGCCGGACGCGGCGGCACGAAGAAATTACGCAACCAGGCCGCCAGCCGCGAAAACACGTCGTACGGCTCTTCGACGAAAATCTCCGGCTTGAGCAGGCGCAAATATTCCATGATCTGCTGCGCTTCCTGCTTCTGGAACGAGCCGTGCGAAATGCCCAGCCGCAGCAGCCCGCGCAGTTCGCCGAGCTTCTCGCGCGCCGTGCTGCCCACGCCGGTTTCGCATCCCACCTTCGCTTCGTACACGCGCTGGCGCAGCGATTCCACCAGTCGCCAGGCCGGCGTCTGCATCACTTCCTCGAGCGCCTGAATGTCCTGCGCGGCGCTCTTGATCTGCGCTGCGAGCGGATCGATCAGCGCGGCGTCGCCTTCGGCTTCCTTGACGATCGCCGCCGCCCAGTCGCGGCACTGCTTGGCGAGCTCTTCCGGCGTCCATTCCGAACGCGCCGCGAAGCCGAAGCCGAATTCGCCCGCCTGCCGCATCAGAATTGCGACGACATCCGGAAACTCCTTGTCCAGCGTGCGTTTGGCCCAGGCGTACTGGCCGCCTTGCAGCATCCGCTGCACCGCGTGTTCGGTCAGCGGCACCATGTTGTCGAGCAACTTGGCGCGCAAGAAATCCTCGAAAGACGGCGTCGCGAACTGCGGATCGAGCTTCAGCGAAACCCGCAGAAAAGCGTCGAAATCCTTGCGCAGCGTCGCAATGGTCTCGTCTTTGAGCGTGAGGGTGATTTGACCCATGTGTTATCCCGTTTGGTCCTGCCGCGCGGCTTCGACGCGTCATCCGGCCGCGTATGGACCTGGTGAGACGCGACCCGTGATGCCGGCGCGATTGCTTCCTGCCTGTTGCCGCGTCACCAGCGGGACGTCATATCCCGATGTGCGGACCTCGACTTCATATCGGCGGATTCAGGGAAAACTTAAGGGCATGCGGCCTTTGGGAGCCGGCATTAGAAGGAAGCATCGCCCACCGGTTCGTGCCTGACGTTTGCCGTGCCTGGTTGCCGCACCTGGTTTGCCGCGCTTCTCCAGCCGCCGCCCCTTCGGGGCCAAAGCCGTCACGGCGGCGGGCAAGGGATCGTCCGGCAGGGGGGGGCGCCGTCGCCGATGCGGGCTCGACGGCGGCTGCCGGCTATTTAAGCACGACCAATTGCCAGACAAAAAAGACCGCTAGCCCGACCGCGATGGTCAGGAGCGGGCGTCGTGTCAGCGCGCTCACCAATACGGCCGCGAGTGCGCCGACCAGTTGCGGATTGCGCCAGCTCAGTTCGGCCTGGGTGCCGTGCGGCGAAACCGCCATCGGCACGATGATCGCGGTCAGCACCGTCACCGGTACGAAGCCGAGGGCGGTCCGCACGAGCGGCGGAAACACCAGCCGGTCGCCGAGCACGAAGACGGCGGCGCGGATCACCCACGTGATGAGCGCCATGCCGAGGATCAGGACGACGTAGTTCATCGCGATGCCTCCGGGGTGCCGCGCGTGCCGCGCAGGTTGGGACGCGCCGTCGACAGCAGCACGCCGACCGCAACGCCCGCGAACACGGCGCCGAGCAGGCCGAGCTTGTACGGCCACGCCTGCCAGAAGAAGGCCAGCGTGCCCGCCGTAACGGCGGCGGCGATGTAGCGCAGCGCGACGAGCTGCGGCACGACGATC is a genomic window of Paraburkholderia bryophila containing:
- a CDS encoding AzlD domain-containing protein, producing the protein MNYVVLILGMALITWVIRAAVFVLGDRLVFPPLVRTALGFVPVTVLTAIIVPMAVSPHGTQAELSWRNPQLVGALAAVLVSALTRRPLLTIAVGLAVFFVWQLVVLK
- a CDS encoding ATP-dependent helicase translates to MDIQYASPSFIHFSARIHVLSVADSPPPSDMSAASGLSDAADTAAWLAKLNDAQREAVEYGADTPDAPPGALLVIAGAGSGKTNTLAHRVANLVVKGADPRRILLLTFSRRAALEMTRRVTRIAGAALGARAALAQGLTWSGTFHSVGARLLREYADLIGLAPAFTINDREDSADLMNLVRHELGLSAKERRFPAKGTCFAIYSRVVNTGASLAHVLDSAFPWCGEWEDDLRRLFAAYVDAKQKQSVLDYDDLLLYWSHMAAEPAIAADLSARFDHVLVDEYQDTNRLQASILLALKPDGRGLTVVGDDAQSIYSFRGATVRNILDFPAQFDPPARQVTLERNYRSTAPILAASNAVIELASERYTKNLWTDKASAQRPRLVTVADEADQARYIVEQVLEAREQGMKLKSQAVLFRAAHHSAALEIELTRRKIPFVKFGGLKFLDSVHVKDVLAVLRWAENPRDRVAGFRVVQLLPGVGPATAAKVLDEIAARAGAGNLADTAGGALAAFTAPARAQEDWHPFVKLMSSAYGRQTPWPSEFEMVRRWYEPHLERNHEDAAIRHADVLQMESIAGTYPSRERFLTELTLDPPDATSGESGVPLLDEDYLILSTIHSAKGQEWRNVFVLNGVDGCIPSDLGTGSEEEIDEERRLLYVAMTRAKEDLHIVVPQRFYVHNQTHMGDRHVWASRTRFIPAHLMPLFDAYAWPRVAIPSAPTAAGLAAAARAKIEIGAKLRKMWD
- a CDS encoding DUF4088 family protein, which encodes MGQITLTLKDETIATLRKDFDAFLRVSLKLDPQFATPSFEDFLRAKLLDNMVPLTEHAVQRMLQGGQYAWAKRTLDKEFPDVVAILMRQAGEFGFGFAARSEWTPEELAKQCRDWAAAIVKEAEGDAALIDPLAAQIKSAAQDIQALEEVMQTPAWRLVESLRQRVYEAKVGCETGVGSTAREKLGELRGLLRLGISHGSFQKQEAQQIMEYLRLLKPEIFVEEPYDVFSRLAAWLRNFFVPPRPAPQQQQRQSR